One segment of Lytechinus pictus isolate F3 Inbred chromosome 13, Lp3.0, whole genome shotgun sequence DNA contains the following:
- the LOC129274450 gene encoding uncharacterized protein LOC129274450, with product MMASKFSSDEEGTVCEEADCESITDVTFYVNEKKKLCHDCALKKECIGIARRGVPNLFCKKHEKIMDLYCRTHNVPLCYSCALTDHRQQQCVQEDIMIALKKNREDLSILKNRAIDKSELCRVYGNEMHNTRHAKDEHLQNIQNDVDSKIESAIERDRAREREDADKINNEIDEENEDFQDEIRELQEKIRKLQDKIEKNNEKRGKRHEENRSIAEKRRKPIIDKQRILHGDIQNIAQEIERKIRELEKSCQDDTKSADKAGETLDRILEDDKNIVIDGHRVHASVSEELKKQLNEGEVKEINRVVSGVRFVKGVGREKYDGRIDGYDGEWKLIDKINVRDKIRFPRIVGCIDEDKVMIRDALIGEGHTYMLDLNSKTTQRVINGSDTSYIISCAALNDDKIVCGRYITGCTGDSLPGCISVYDRQWNHINEVTIPRNRTRTDAGVRVAIDQDGMIIAAESGQSMIYVINPANDEIINAITCKENIVIRDVLSSGHIIALPYIRDRRALIIDREGDHREIPYSDAILIVCVDRMSDDLYIVTSDDERKTCVIDQAMSEGDLKKKRVASFPLSTRLDGNNRFHYLVGSRVIMTSSGNMIASDGDNILIFKKQFIL from the coding sequence atgatggCGTCTAAATTCAGCTCAGATGAAGAGGGCACTGTTTGTGAAGAAGCCGACTGCGAATCGATTACTGACGTCACTTTCTATGTGAATGAGAAGAAGAAGCTCTGTCATGACTGCGCCTTGAAAAAAGAATGCATCGGAATAGCACGAAGAGGTGTTCCTAACCTCTTCTGTAAAAAACACGAGAAAATCATGGACTTGTACTGCAGAACACATAACGTACCATTATGTTATTCATGTGCGTTGACAGATCATCGCCAACAACAATGCGTTCAAGAGGATATCATGATCGCActgaagaaaaatagagaagaTCTCAGCATCCTAAAGAATAGGGCGATTGATAAATCAGAGTTATGTCGCGTCTATGGGAATGAGATGCATAACACCAGACATGCCAAAGACGAACATCTgcaaaatattcagaatgatgTTGATTCCAAAATCGAAAGCGCAATCGAAAGAGACAGAGCGAGGGAAAGGGAAGATGCTGATAAAATCAATAACGAGATTGACGAGGAAAATGAAGATTTTCAAGATGAGATTCGAGAACTTCAAGAGAAAATTCGAAAGCTCCAagataaaattgaaaagaacAACGAGAAGAGGGGGAAGCGGCATGAAGAAAATCGTTCGATTGCAGAGAAAAGACGAAAACCGATAATTGATAAACAACGCATTCTTCATGGAGACATTCAGAACATCGCTCAAGAGATCGAGAGAAAGATTAGAGAGCTTGAGAAATCATGTCAAGACGACACCAAATCAGCAGATAAAGCAGGAGAGACACTGGACAGAATTCTCGAAGACgataaaaatattgtcataGATGGACATCGTGTGCATGCATCAGTGAGTGAGGAACTGAAAAAGCAACTGAATGAGGGTGAGGTGAAAGAAATAAATCGTGTTGTATCAGGTGTGAGATTTGTGAAGGGTGTTGGGAGAGAGAAGTATGATGGAAGAATTGATGGGTATGATGGAGAGTGGAAGCTCATCGATAAAATCAATGTCAGAGATAAAATCAGATTCCCGCGCATTGTTGGATGTATAGATGAAGATAAGGTGATGATCAGAGATGCACTGATTGGTGAAGGACATACGTACATGTTAGATTTGAACAGTAAAACCACACAGAGAGTGATCAACGGTAGTGATACATCATATATAATCTCATGTGCAGCGCTGAATGATGACAAGATAGTATGTGGTAGATACATCACAGGTTGTACAGGAGACAGTCTACCTGGGTGCATCAGTGTATACGACAGACAGTGGAATCACATTAATGAAGTCACAATACCAAGAAACAGGACGCGTACTGATGCAGGGGTGCGCGTTGCAATCGATCAGGATGGGATGATAATCGCTGCTGAATCGGGTCAGTCTATGATATACGTCATCAACCCAGCTAATGATGAGATTATCAATGCCATCACGTGTAAAGAGAATATAGTAATACGCGATGTGCTGTCATCGGGTCACATCATCGCTCTTCCCTATATAAGAGATCGCAGAGCGCTCATCATTGACAGAGAGGGGGATCATAGGGAAATCCCCTACAGTGATGCCATCTTGATTGTGTGTGTTGATCGTATGTCAGACGACCTCTACATCGTGACATCAGATGATGAGAGAAAGACGTGTGTGATTGATCAGGCGATGAGTGAGGGTgatttgaagaagaaaagagtAGCATCATTCCCTTTATCAACTAGACTGGATGGAAATAATAGATTCCATTATCTTGTCGGATCTCGAgtgattatgacgtcatcagggAATATGATTGCATCTGATGGAGATAATATTCTCATATTCAAAAAGCAATTCATCCTCTAG
- the LOC129274423 gene encoding carbonyl reductase [NADPH] 1-like, with amino-acid sequence MSLQVAVVTGANKGIGLEIVRSLCRHFGQDGVVYLTARNEGRGLAAVELLQKEGLNPRFHLLDVTDQSSIDTLRDHLEKEHGGLDVLINNAGIGTPKENISLSEKSSRVMNTNFFGLLNVCRSLFPLVRSCGRIVNMASTTGYMVFRGQINDEVRNRFRQVEEEQDVADLMNEFLECCKTECNTERGWCEWSYGVGKLGVILLSKIQADRISQDDSKHGILLNSCCPGFVLTDMTSDLPDNNFGGIRVSTVEGADTPVFLALLPSKATEPNGKFLLKRKEYDFVNTDVLMQI; translated from the exons ATGTCATTGCAAGTGGCTGTG GTAACGGGCGCAAACAAAGGCATCGGTCTGGAAATCGTGAGATCACTATGCCGCCATTTTGGACAAGATGGCGTCGTTTACCTGACGGCGCGCAATGAAGGGCGTGGCCTAGCAGCCGTAGAGCTCCTTCAGAAAGAGGGACTCAATCCCAGGTTCCATCTTCTTGACGTCACTGACCAGAGTAGTATCGATACACTTAGGGATCACCTGGAGAAAGAACATGGCGGACTCGATGTGCTTATCAACAATGCTGGCATTGGTACACCT AAAGAAAACATTTCGCTGTCCGAGAAGTCATCACGGGTGATGAACACGAACTTCTTTGGACTTCTGAACGTCTGTCGGAGTCTCTTTCCTTTGGTTCGTTCCTGCGGAAG AATTGTGAATATGGCAAGCACGACAGGTTACATGGTGTTTAGGGGTCAAATAAATGATGAAGTCAGGAACAGATTCAGACAGGTTGAAGAAGAGCAGGACGTTGCGGATCTCATGAATGAATTTCTAGA GTGCTGCAAAACTGAATGCAACACGGAAAGGGGGTGGTGCGAGTGGTCTTATGGAGTTGGTAAACTCGGTGTCATCTTACTTTCCAAGATTCAGGCTGATAGAATATCACAGGATGATTCCAAGCACGGTATACTACTCAATTCG TGTTGTCCTGGATTCGTGCTTACCGACATGACGTCAGACCTCCCGGACAACAACTTCGGAGGTATCAGGGTTTCTACCGTAGAGGGCGCCGATACCCCTGTTTTCCTTGCTCTGCTACCTTCCAAAGCAACGGAACCAAACGGAAAGTTCTtattaaaaaggaaagaatatgACTTTGTGAACACCGACGTGTTAATGCAGATATGA